From Actinosynnema mirum DSM 43827, a single genomic window includes:
- a CDS encoding HtaA domain-containing protein: protein MAEQDDVVDETGGPGLRWAIKRSFVDYVLRMPDGRAGAGEGAHPLEGGEIRYEAGEPREVDGALVLPFRGDVRFAGHFGMLYVRIADPEVTIRDGKAELTIADPYLKSEERTRLVTFTAVPLDAGPGESAWSASDVVLAPEGVELFNDVYQAGEPFEPLEIRVPAP from the coding sequence GTGGCCGAGCAGGACGACGTGGTGGACGAGACCGGGGGACCGGGCCTGCGCTGGGCGATCAAGCGCAGCTTCGTCGACTACGTGCTGCGGATGCCCGACGGCCGCGCGGGCGCGGGCGAGGGCGCGCACCCCCTGGAGGGCGGCGAGATCCGTTACGAGGCCGGTGAGCCGCGCGAGGTGGACGGCGCGCTCGTGCTGCCCTTCCGGGGCGACGTGCGGTTCGCGGGCCACTTCGGCATGTTGTACGTGCGCATCGCCGATCCCGAGGTGACCATCCGGGACGGGAAGGCGGAGCTGACCATCGCCGACCCGTACCTGAAGTCCGAGGAGCGGACCAGGCTGGTCACGTTCACCGCCGTGCCGCTGGACGCCGGGCCCGGCGAGTCGGCCTGGAGCGCGAGCGACGTGGTGCTCGCGCCGGAGGGCGTCGAGCTGTTCAACGACGTGTACCAGGCCGGTGAGCCGTTCGAGCCGCTGGAGATCCGGGTCCCCGCGCCCTGA
- a CDS encoding methyltransferase, which produces MPCTVDAPLTSHDRELVAEAVEFARTATGASALELVLGRPAPLELQAHLEFAHAAVLVRAATPEAVAPLLRGLGVDPRPPVPSTVVRDRLSRRAGRPVRVEIVHGAVGGGFPGRELELFVLTGGHPLTPEDQDREAHLAFRAEGDAVVLRGLHSALLEAGLAPDGGGHNAHEGTSVLYFRGEHRLELALPGHHEALLRHHLGEDEPGGTPGEGDAERDGDRGGDPGGEGDAAGDGEGAEDRAAGSDPAGLAGGAHSTAVLGGADLDGAAPGAAAFPRTAPRPSTTDHTGGLFPLSTNDSAPDSAPDRAPDRASGHTAAPGPVPAPAPGPGPGHAPGPSRTPAPDHVTDATRHHVLTLLTGAWRTSAVATAAELGVADQLADGPLATAELAARVGAQPDPLNRLLRFLAALGLFAHEDGRWRLTPAAELLRADAEGSQRDLARLYGGLFYRSFGALAHTVRTGGCAFTEVFGADPFDHLAEHPDDARLFEGAMAAGTGFLAHVPPLLEVPAGGTVVDVGGGDGTLLRLVLESAPGARGVLFDRSHVADPARAALGERADVVPGDFFLDPLPSGGDCYLLSRVLHDWDDERCAVLLANLRAAMPEGTPLYLVERPVREVPTPLALGFDLHMMVNNVRGREREVGEYRDLLAAAGFRLEQVRDLPLEMALLVAR; this is translated from the coding sequence ATGCCCTGCACCGTCGACGCGCCCTTAACCTCCCACGACCGGGAGCTGGTCGCCGAAGCAGTCGAGTTCGCCCGCACCGCCACCGGAGCCAGCGCGCTCGAACTCGTGCTCGGCCGCCCCGCGCCGCTGGAGCTCCAGGCGCACCTGGAGTTCGCCCACGCGGCGGTCCTGGTGCGCGCCGCGACGCCCGAGGCGGTCGCCCCGCTGCTGCGCGGCCTCGGCGTCGACCCGCGCCCGCCCGTGCCCAGCACGGTGGTCCGCGACCGCCTGTCCCGGCGCGCGGGCCGACCGGTGCGGGTGGAGATCGTGCACGGCGCGGTGGGCGGCGGGTTCCCCGGCCGCGAGCTGGAGCTGTTCGTGCTGACCGGCGGCCACCCGCTCACCCCCGAGGACCAGGACCGCGAGGCGCACCTGGCGTTCCGCGCGGAGGGGGACGCGGTGGTGCTGCGCGGGCTGCACAGCGCGCTGCTGGAGGCCGGGCTCGCGCCGGACGGCGGCGGCCACAACGCCCACGAGGGCACGTCGGTGCTGTACTTCCGCGGCGAGCACCGGCTGGAACTCGCCCTGCCGGGGCACCACGAGGCGCTGCTGCGGCACCACCTCGGCGAGGACGAGCCGGGGGGAACGCCGGGGGAGGGCGACGCCGAGAGGGACGGTGACCGGGGCGGAGACCCTGGCGGCGAGGGCGACGCGGCCGGGGACGGCGAGGGGGCCGAGGACCGCGCCGCCGGGAGCGACCCCGCCGGGCTCGCAGGGGGCGCGCACAGCACCGCAGTCCTCGGCGGCGCGGATCTTGACGGCGCGGCCCCCGGTGCCGCAGCGTTCCCCCGGACCGCGCCCCGCCCGAGCACGACCGACCACACCGGAGGGCTGTTCCCGTTGTCCACCAACGACTCCGCCCCCGACTCTGCCCCCGACCGCGCCCCCGACCGCGCCTCCGGCCACACCGCCGCTCCCGGTCCCGTCCCCGCTCCCGCCCCCGGCCCCGGCCCCGGTCACGCTCCCGGCCCCAGCCGCACTCCCGCCCCCGACCACGTCACCGACGCCACCCGCCACCACGTGCTCACCCTGCTCACCGGCGCGTGGCGCACCTCCGCCGTCGCGACCGCCGCCGAGCTGGGCGTCGCCGACCAGCTCGCGGACGGTCCCCTCGCGACCGCCGAGCTGGCCGCCCGCGTCGGCGCCCAGCCCGACCCGCTCAACCGCCTGCTGCGCTTCCTGGCCGCGCTCGGCCTGTTCGCCCACGAGGACGGCCGCTGGCGGCTCACCCCCGCCGCCGAGCTGCTGCGCGCCGACGCCGAGGGCTCCCAGCGCGACCTCGCCCGGCTGTACGGCGGCCTGTTCTACCGCTCGTTCGGCGCGCTGGCGCACACCGTCCGCACCGGCGGCTGCGCGTTCACCGAGGTGTTCGGCGCCGACCCGTTCGACCACCTCGCCGAGCACCCCGACGACGCCCGCCTGTTCGAGGGCGCGATGGCCGCGGGCACCGGGTTCCTCGCGCACGTGCCGCCCCTGCTGGAGGTCCCGGCGGGCGGCACGGTCGTGGACGTCGGCGGCGGCGACGGCACGCTGCTGCGGCTCGTGCTGGAGTCCGCGCCGGGCGCGCGCGGGGTGCTGTTCGACCGCTCGCACGTCGCCGACCCGGCGCGCGCGGCGCTGGGGGAGCGGGCCGATGTGGTGCCCGGCGACTTCTTCCTCGACCCGCTGCCGTCCGGCGGCGACTGCTACCTGCTGTCGCGCGTCCTGCACGACTGGGACGACGAGCGCTGCGCGGTCCTGCTGGCGAACCTGCGCGCCGCGATGCCCGAGGGCACGCCGCTGTACCTGGTGGAGCGCCCGGTCCGCGAGGTCCCGACCCCGCTGGCGCTCGGGTTCGACCTGCACATGATGGTCAACAACGTGCGCGGCCGGGAGCGCGAGGTGGGGGAGTACCGGGACCTGCTGGCGGCGGCGGGTTTCCGGCTGGAGCAGGTGCGCGACCTGCCGCTGGAGATGGCGCTGCTGGTCGCGCGCTGA
- a CDS encoding class I SAM-dependent methyltransferase, with amino-acid sequence MLRRGSRVLDAGCGTGRVSAELHARGHVVVGVDADPALIEAAREDHPEVPTLLAADLADLDLAGQGVTEPFDAIVCAGNVMTFLAAGTEVDVLRGFADHLAPDGFAVIGFGTDRGYPLADFDAHCAAAGLVLEQRFATWDLRPWEKSAGFAVTVLRRP; translated from the coding sequence ATGCTGCGGCGCGGGTCGCGGGTGCTCGACGCGGGCTGCGGCACCGGCCGGGTGTCCGCCGAGCTGCACGCGCGGGGGCACGTGGTGGTGGGCGTGGACGCCGACCCGGCGCTGATCGAGGCCGCGCGCGAGGACCACCCCGAGGTGCCGACGCTGCTCGCCGCCGACCTGGCCGACCTGGACCTGGCGGGGCAGGGCGTGACCGAGCCGTTCGACGCGATCGTCTGCGCGGGCAACGTGATGACGTTCCTGGCGGCGGGCACCGAGGTCGACGTGCTCAGGGGCTTCGCGGACCACCTGGCGCCGGACGGCTTCGCGGTGATCGGGTTCGGCACCGACCGGGGGTACCCGCTGGCCGACTTCGACGCGCACTGCGCGGCGGCCGGGCTGGTGCTGGAGCAGCGGTTCGCGACCTGGGACCTGCGGCCGTGGGAGAAGTCCGCGGGCTTCGCGGTGACGGTGCTGCGCAGGCCGTGA
- a CDS encoding NAD(P)-binding protein produces the protein MVTGSGMGGLAAARALAEFGDRRVLVLERHHVLGGMTHDYDVLHFPDPTSPRTRSASPRSSAPSTSTSRPASETPACARSSPPAPTSTAPPRTAPLQAEGGRSCLVLFLGFDRSPAEFGLRGENHSFVDPPTADRWRDGKDAACGQFKRDTTRRVLDRMDARWPGFSDAVAFAELATPLTFETYQNSHRGVFYGLPATPDRLREPLAGPRTPFDGLLITGQDATDGDTGGAFSAAEVDAGRRPACQTLPTGDLVVTR, from the coding sequence GTGGTCACCGGGTCCGGCATGGGCGGGCTCGCCGCCGCCAGGGCGCTGGCCGAGTTCGGGGACCGGCGGGTGCTCGTGCTGGAGCGGCACCACGTCCTCGGGGGCATGACGCACGACTACGACGTCCTGCACTTCCCCGACCCGACCTCGCCGCGCACGAGGAGCGCTTCCCCGAGGTCTTCCGCACCGTCGACGAGCACCTCGCGACCCGCTTCCGAGACCCCCGCCTGCGCCAGATCCTCGCCGCCCGCTCCGACCTCCACGGCCCCACCCCGGACCGCGCCGCTCCAGGCGGAAGGCGGGCGGTCCTGCCTGGTGCTGTTCCTCGGGTTCGACCGGTCGCCCGCCGAGTTCGGGCTGCGCGGCGAGAACCACTCGTTCGTCGACCCGCCCACCGCGGACCGCTGGCGCGACGGCAAGGACGCGGCCTGCGGGCAGTTCAAACGCGACACCACCCGCCGAGTCCTGGACCGGATGGACGCGCGGTGGCCGGGGTTCAGCGACGCCGTCGCGTTCGCCGAGCTCGCCACCCCGCTCACGTTCGAGACCTACCAGAACAGCCACCGCGGCGTCTTCTACGGCCTGCCCGCCACCCCCGACCGCCTCCGCGAACCCCTCGCCGGACCACGAACCCCGTTCGACGGACTGCTGATCACCGGCCAGGACGCCACCGACGGCGACACCGGGGGCGCGTTCTCCGCCGCCGAGGTCGACGCCGGGCGGCGGCCGGCCTGCCAGACCCTGCCGACCGGCGACCTCGTGGTCACCCGGTAG
- a CDS encoding ATP-binding protein, with translation MTDRRPPPLRGREAELARRVDLLARGAGGALVLERASGSGKTRLLDEVAARALDAGLRVFTGAWQRGWQVLELLDGLPGAGGGRWRRAGAGAARQPGAGRARRARAGGAGRLPVADPAAAKAARVLVRRPAADPVLWVIARRPAPDDHPDVPVLRLGDLDAAAVRDLARDALGGAPDAPLTGLLAGALGTPLLIGELLHGLLDEAAVHVRDGVAALREGTAPPLRFRESVRGRVRQLSGPAREAVPSWGAFTAGQLARMLDRTPAALLGPLREALDAELVVERGERFAFRYDLLREAVEGGLPEPLRRDLRRQAVEASLAEGAPAADVAALVLRTATRGDQRSIALLRRAAAEIAPRSPVVAASLSTRALELVRPGGAKGPVLTDAVTQLVLAGEVDEASALFDRYAGAAQAPATAARLRRLLAEVLLPADVARSAALCREALALPGLADDPRAQPHAVLATALVVAGERAEARREAEAATAAASGSTAPVPRSSVLITDALSRFQRCDPAGALRAADAAIRARDAALGARALWLPDRGKALLLAAPGRIAEAWELTVTGLDLARADGQQANEWTRVVIRTALLLRAGRLDEARAEAEAVRALSEELGAAVFREFASSVLGHVALHRGDLAAAGRAATRMLAVGLPSWRARGEALRALVAEAAGEAATGFHGGCADPVALDGPAEVAGLVRLLLRSGERERAGAVVARLDGEVARRPGERAVRAAAWRARGVPEGDVEPLLQAVEAYEGDERALVLEDAGRARRCGPGRRGGAAGLGAGAVDRRRGRAGARGAAAARGAAARPRGPARAGPG, from the coding sequence ATGACCGACCGCCGTCCGCCGCCCCTGCGCGGCCGGGAGGCCGAGCTGGCCCGCCGCGTCGACCTGCTCGCGCGCGGCGCGGGCGGCGCGCTCGTGCTCGAAAGGGCCTCCGGCAGCGGCAAGACCCGGTTGCTGGACGAGGTCGCCGCGCGGGCGCTCGACGCCGGGCTGCGGGTGTTCACCGGCGCGTGGCAGCGCGGCTGGCAGGTGCTGGAGCTGCTCGACGGGCTGCCCGGCGCGGGCGGGGGCCGGTGGCGGCGGGCTGGTGCGGGAGCTGCACGACAGCCTGGAGCGGGCCGCGCTCGACGCGCCCGTGCTGGTGGTGCTGGACGACTTCCAGTGGCCGACCCCGCCGCCGCCAAGGCCGCCCGCGTCCTGGTGCGCCGCCCGGCCGCCGACCCGGTGCTGTGGGTGATCGCCCGGCGGCCCGCGCCGGACGACCACCCGGACGTCCCGGTGCTGCGGCTGGGCGACCTGGACGCCGCAGCGGTCCGCGACCTCGCGCGGGACGCGCTCGGCGGCGCGCCGGACGCCCCGCTGACCGGGCTGCTCGCGGGCGCCCTGGGCACCCCGCTGCTCATCGGCGAGCTGCTGCACGGCCTGCTCGACGAGGCGGCCGTGCACGTGCGCGACGGCGTCGCCGCGCTGCGCGAGGGGACCGCGCCACCGCTGCGCTTCCGCGAGTCCGTCCGGGGCCGGGTGCGGCAGCTGTCCGGACCGGCGCGCGAGGCCGTGCCGTCCTGGGGCGCGTTCACCGCCGGGCAGCTCGCCCGGATGCTGGACCGCACGCCCGCCGCCCTGCTCGGACCGCTGCGGGAGGCCCTGGACGCCGAGCTGGTGGTCGAGCGCGGCGAGCGGTTCGCGTTCCGGTACGACCTCCTGCGCGAGGCCGTCGAGGGCGGGCTGCCCGAACCGCTGCGGCGCGACCTGCGCAGGCAGGCCGTGGAGGCGAGCCTGGCCGAGGGCGCGCCCGCCGCCGACGTCGCCGCGCTCGTGCTGCGCACCGCCACCAGGGGCGACCAGCGCTCCATCGCGCTGCTGCGGCGCGCGGCGGCCGAGATCGCGCCCCGCTCGCCGGTGGTCGCCGCCTCGCTGAGCACGCGGGCGCTGGAGCTGGTGCGGCCCGGCGGGGCCAAGGGGCCCGTGCTGACCGACGCGGTGACCCAGCTCGTGCTCGCGGGCGAGGTGGACGAGGCGTCGGCGCTGTTCGACCGGTACGCCGGGGCCGCGCAGGCCCCCGCCACCGCGGCCCGGCTGCGCCGCCTGCTCGCCGAGGTGCTGCTGCCCGCCGACGTCGCCCGGTCGGCGGCGCTGTGCCGGGAGGCGCTGGCGCTGCCCGGACTGGCGGACGACCCGCGCGCCCAGCCGCACGCCGTGCTCGCCACCGCCCTGGTCGTCGCGGGCGAGCGCGCCGAGGCCCGCAGGGAGGCCGAGGCCGCCACCGCCGCCGCGTCGGGCTCCACCGCCCCGGTGCCCCGCTCGTCGGTGCTGATCACGGACGCGCTCAGCCGGTTCCAGCGCTGCGACCCGGCGGGCGCGCTGCGCGCGGCCGACGCGGCGATCCGGGCGCGGGACGCGGCCCTCGGCGCCCGCGCGCTGTGGCTGCCCGACCGGGGCAAGGCGCTGCTGCTCGCCGCGCCCGGCCGGATCGCCGAGGCGTGGGAGCTGACCGTGACCGGGCTCGACCTCGCGCGCGCCGACGGGCAGCAGGCCAACGAGTGGACCCGGGTGGTGATCCGCACCGCGCTGCTGCTGCGCGCCGGGCGGCTGGACGAGGCCCGCGCCGAGGCCGAGGCGGTCCGGGCGCTGTCCGAGGAGCTGGGCGCGGCGGTGTTCCGCGAGTTCGCCTCCTCGGTGCTCGGGCACGTCGCGCTGCACCGGGGCGACCTGGCGGCGGCCGGGCGCGCGGCCACGCGGATGCTCGCGGTCGGGCTGCCGTCGTGGCGGGCGCGCGGGGAGGCGCTGCGGGCACTGGTGGCCGAGGCGGCGGGCGAGGCGGCAACCGGGTTCCACGGCGGGTGCGCCGACCCGGTGGCGCTGGACGGGCCCGCCGAGGTCGCCGGGCTGGTGCGGCTGCTGCTGCGCTCCGGCGAGCGGGAGCGGGCCGGGGCCGTCGTGGCGCGGCTGGACGGGGAGGTGGCGCGGCGTCCGGGGGAGCGGGCGGTGCGGGCCGCCGCCTGGCGCGCGCGGGGCGTGCCGGAGGGGGACGTCGAGCCGCTCCTCCAGGCGGTGGAGGCGTACGAGGGGGACGAGCGGGCGCTGGTGCTGGAGGACGCCGGGCGCGCTCGCCGGTGCGGACCGGGCCGCCGGGGTGGTGCTGCTGGACTCGGCGCTGGAGCCGTGGACCGCCGCCGGGGCCGGGCGGGTGCGCGGGGCGCTGCGGCGGCACGGGGTGCGGCGGCGCGCCCGAGGGGCCCGGCGCGGGCTGGGCCGGGCTGA
- a CDS encoding response regulator transcription factor — MGRTNRQVADELHLSPHTASTHLRHAFAKLDVRTRTELARLAPRG, encoded by the coding sequence CTGGGGCGCACGAACCGGCAGGTCGCCGACGAGCTGCACCTGTCGCCGCACACCGCGAGCACGCACCTGCGGCACGCGTTCGCCAAGCTCGACGTCCGCACCCGGACCGAGCTGGCGCGGCTCGCCCCGAGGGGCTGA
- a CDS encoding ATP-binding cassette domain-containing protein: protein MVSTVSGARLPVATGVVRAALKTGALVRLSQVTKQFGDEVVLRGAGFRVRPGELVGVVGARGAGKTVLASVAAALLPPDEGQVRLFGRDPWEDCGFARSGVGLVPDRVPVADRLSCFDVLVCCALRSGAARGEAEREAGVLLAACELGDVAHVQAAECTTGQQVLLRLAAALLGGRALLVLDDPFAGVDGWESEVVRAVLREFAAAGGGVLCTARDRAALEDWCDTHLALRSGSLSAAPRAFR from the coding sequence ATGGTTTCGACTGTGTCGGGTGCTCGGCTTCCGGTCGCCACCGGTGTGGTCCGCGCCGCGCTGAAGACGGGCGCGCTGGTCCGCCTGTCCCAGGTCACCAAGCAGTTCGGCGACGAGGTCGTGCTGCGCGGGGCCGGGTTCCGGGTGCGGCCCGGAGAGCTCGTCGGGGTCGTCGGCGCGCGGGGGGCGGGCAAGACCGTGCTCGCGTCCGTCGCCGCCGCGCTGCTGCCCCCGGACGAGGGGCAGGTCCGCCTGTTCGGGCGCGACCCCTGGGAGGACTGCGGCTTCGCCAGGTCCGGCGTCGGGCTGGTGCCCGACCGGGTGCCCGTGGCCGACCGGCTCTCCTGCTTCGACGTCCTGGTCTGCTGCGCGCTCCGCTCCGGGGCCGCGCGGGGCGAGGCCGAGCGGGAGGCGGGCGTGCTGCTGGCCGCCTGCGAGCTCGGCGACGTCGCCCACGTGCAGGCCGCCGAGTGCACGACCGGGCAGCAGGTCCTGCTGCGGCTCGCCGCCGCCCTGCTCGGCGGGCGGGCGCTGCTGGTGCTGGACGACCCCTTCGCCGGGGTCGACGGCTGGGAGTCCGAGGTGGTCCGCGCGGTCCTGCGCGAGTTCGCCGCCGCCGGTGGCGGGGTGCTGTGCACCGCGCGCGACCGGGCGGCGCTGGAGGACTGGTGCGACACCCACCTCGCACTGCGGTCCGGGAGCCTGAGCGCTGCTCCCAGGGCCTTCCGCTGA
- a CDS encoding thioesterase II family protein, whose translation MPATRSPRTGRRSADRGAAPSSASHANAPTTSGLWLRRFQRTEDAPVRLVCFPHAGGSATYFLSTARAHAPATDVLTVQYPGRQDRRSERPLESIPALAERITEELLPLVDRPVALFGHSMGATVAFEVARRLQERGAPPVELFASGRRSPQTHRGESLHLRDDAALLAELVSLGGTDFRLIDDEVLRAALPALRADYKAVETYTCDGIPVLDLPITALVGDADPKVDLAEARAWERHTSARFALEVYPGGHFYLAEHAGSVNALLAGRLDGHR comes from the coding sequence GTGCCAGCGACCCGAAGCCCCCGGACCGGGCGGCGCAGCGCGGACCGGGGCGCGGCCCCGTCGAGCGCGTCCCACGCGAACGCGCCCACCACGAGCGGCCTGTGGCTGCGCCGGTTCCAGCGGACCGAGGACGCGCCCGTGCGCCTGGTGTGCTTCCCGCACGCGGGCGGTTCCGCGACCTACTTCCTGTCCACGGCACGAGCGCACGCCCCGGCCACCGACGTGCTGACCGTGCAGTACCCCGGCCGCCAGGACCGCAGGTCCGAGCGCCCGCTGGAGTCGATCCCGGCGCTGGCGGAGCGGATCACCGAGGAGCTGCTGCCGCTGGTCGACCGCCCGGTGGCCCTGTTCGGGCACAGCATGGGCGCGACGGTGGCGTTCGAGGTGGCCCGCAGGCTGCAGGAGCGGGGCGCGCCGCCGGTGGAGCTGTTCGCCTCGGGCAGGCGGTCGCCGCAGACGCACCGGGGCGAGTCGCTGCACCTGCGCGACGACGCGGCGCTCCTGGCGGAGCTGGTGTCGTTGGGCGGCACCGACTTCCGGCTGATCGACGACGAGGTGCTGCGCGCGGCCCTGCCCGCGCTGCGCGCCGACTACAAGGCCGTGGAGACCTACACCTGCGACGGGATCCCGGTGCTGGACCTGCCGATCACGGCGCTGGTCGGCGACGCGGACCCGAAGGTGGACCTGGCCGAGGCGCGCGCCTGGGAGCGCCACACCTCGGCGCGCTTCGCGCTGGAGGTCTACCCCGGCGGCCACTTCTACCTGGCCGAGCACGCGGGTTCGGTGAACGCCCTGCTGGCCGGGAGGCTCGACGGGCACCGCTAG
- a CDS encoding TetR/AcrR family transcriptional regulator has translation MGHRDQLLDGAKKCLYERGYSNTTARDIVAASNTNLASIGYHFGSKEALLSAALVSAFEEWGNELDRVMADVGTDPTVAGRLETMWAGVLESITTHRPLWVAGIEAFSLAERMPDLREKLASTYRRARPSLGQLTLAGTDAEERTRLAAGSFLLAVMTGLTVQSLLDPEAVPEASDLITAVRSIFGRFDVQLAPEDDPLAQPGDAKPESG, from the coding sequence GTGGGCCACCGTGACCAGCTCCTCGACGGGGCGAAGAAGTGCCTGTACGAACGCGGTTACTCGAACACCACGGCACGTGACATCGTCGCGGCGTCGAACACGAACCTGGCCTCGATCGGATACCACTTCGGCTCCAAAGAGGCCCTGCTCAGCGCCGCGCTCGTCTCGGCGTTCGAGGAGTGGGGCAACGAGCTTGACCGGGTCATGGCCGACGTCGGCACCGACCCGACGGTCGCGGGCAGGCTGGAGACCATGTGGGCCGGGGTGCTGGAGTCCATCACCACGCACCGGCCGCTGTGGGTGGCGGGCATCGAGGCGTTCTCGCTGGCGGAGCGGATGCCCGACCTGCGCGAGAAGCTCGCGTCCACCTACCGCCGCGCCCGGCCCTCGCTGGGGCAGCTGACCCTGGCGGGCACGGACGCCGAGGAGCGCACCCGCCTCGCGGCGGGCTCGTTCCTGCTGGCGGTGATGACCGGGCTGACCGTGCAGAGCCTGCTCGACCCCGAGGCGGTGCCCGAGGCGAGCGACCTGATCACGGCCGTGCGCTCGATCTTCGGCCGCTTCGACGTGCAGCTCGCCCCGGAGGACGACCCGCTGGCGCAGCCGGGCGACGCAAAGCCGGAGTCCGGGTAG